In the genome of Persephonella sp. KM09-Lau-8, one region contains:
- a CDS encoding penicillin-binding protein 2: MDKNKVYIVAFLITLGFFAVVGRLFYFQVLKQQEFLEYIKKQYYAEEKLILPRGTIYDQNGRILGISVPTIDVFAIKKYIKNKEKVAKELSKILKIPYQQILRKLNGKKNYVVLARNIDTSYKDRILALRKSLQEWNLGIVESSKRYYPLGSIAGSNIGFVNKYTGEGAAGLELKYDDLLGGGFASIVLMKDALGNPITIEKEKNDKNIKDIKLTIDSNIQFIAEEALKKLIRERNPKEAAILIMDSNTGEIVANATYPNYNPNKYWKYKNHKNISFHNAYEIGSLAKPFVLAEAIDENRIDFSKEYYCGEGKVVVDGIRIRDHKSYKNLTPEDIIVHSSNGGIINIALQLDPDKLYERFKSLGFGKSTKTFPGEASGLIRPFKRKVDVAYASIGQNWTATLVQVAVAYSAIANGGYLVKPHFLKEIISSSTGETQKIEIGKTEKVLSDESVQKLQRILIQVVERGTAKKGKSEYFTIAGKTGTAQKYDPAIKALSNEKFYTWFAGYFPAEKPKFTVVIFANEPKKIKKWEFIGGGTVSAPVLKFLVDRIMFYYKQKPDKEVEHGNKNPQGN; encoded by the coding sequence ATGGATAAAAATAAGGTTTATATTGTTGCCTTTCTTATAACCCTTGGATTTTTTGCAGTTGTCGGGAGATTATTTTACTTTCAGGTTCTCAAACAACAGGAATTCTTGGAGTATATAAAAAAACAGTATTATGCTGAAGAAAAACTAATTCTTCCAAGGGGAACAATTTACGACCAGAATGGAAGAATTCTTGGTATAAGCGTTCCAACAATAGATGTTTTTGCAATAAAGAAATACATAAAAAACAAAGAAAAAGTTGCAAAAGAACTTTCTAAAATTCTTAAAATCCCTTATCAACAAATCTTGAGAAAACTAAACGGCAAAAAGAATTATGTCGTTTTAGCCAGAAATATAGATACTTCTTACAAAGATAGAATTCTCGCTTTAAGAAAATCCCTGCAAGAATGGAATCTTGGGATTGTTGAAAGTTCAAAAAGATACTATCCCCTTGGTAGCATAGCAGGTTCAAATATAGGTTTTGTAAACAAATATACAGGAGAAGGAGCAGCAGGGCTGGAGCTTAAATATGATGATTTACTGGGAGGAGGTTTTGCAAGTATAGTTCTTATGAAAGATGCCCTTGGAAATCCTATAACTATAGAAAAAGAAAAAAATGATAAAAACATAAAAGATATAAAACTTACCATAGACAGTAATATTCAATTTATAGCTGAAGAAGCTCTAAAAAAACTTATAAGGGAAAGAAACCCCAAAGAAGCAGCTATTCTAATTATGGATTCTAATACTGGTGAGATCGTAGCTAATGCAACATACCCCAACTATAATCCAAACAAATACTGGAAATATAAAAATCACAAAAATATATCCTTTCATAATGCCTACGAGATAGGTTCACTGGCAAAACCATTTGTCCTCGCAGAAGCTATAGATGAAAATAGAATAGACTTCTCAAAAGAATATTACTGTGGGGAAGGAAAAGTCGTTGTTGATGGTATCAGAATTAGAGACCATAAATCCTACAAAAATCTCACACCTGAAGATATCATAGTTCATTCATCAAATGGTGGAATCATAAATATAGCTCTTCAACTTGATCCGGATAAATTGTATGAACGTTTTAAATCACTTGGTTTTGGTAAGTCGACCAAAACATTTCCCGGAGAAGCTTCAGGATTGATCAGACCCTTTAAAAGGAAAGTGGATGTGGCTTATGCGTCAATAGGCCAGAACTGGACAGCTACACTTGTTCAGGTAGCAGTGGCTTATTCAGCGATTGCAAACGGAGGTTATCTTGTAAAACCACATTTTCTTAAAGAGATAATCAGTTCTTCTACTGGAGAAACTCAAAAAATAGAGATAGGAAAAACGGAAAAAGTCCTGTCAGATGAATCTGTCCAGAAACTTCAAAGAATACTTATTCAGGTGGTAGAAAGAGGAACAGCTAAAAAAGGAAAATCCGAGTATTTCACGATAGCAGGGAAAACAGGAACAGCTCAGAAATATGACCCTGCAATAAAAGCCCTTTCCAATGAGAAATTTTACACATGGTTTGCAGGTTATTTCCCTGCAGAAAAACCAAAATTTACAGTGGTTATATTTGCAAATGAACCTAAAAAAATAAAAAAATGGGAGTTTATCGGTGGTGGAACAGTTTCAGCTCCTGTTTTAAAATTTTTAGTTGATAGAATAATGTTTTATTATAAGCAAAAACCTGATAAAGAGGTGGAGCATGGAAATAAGAACCCACAGGGAAATTAA
- a CDS encoding hotdog domain-containing protein, with amino-acid sequence MEIRTHREINPKYSGVPLAVETDKFASVILELTEEMKADEKGLVHGGFIFSAADYCSMLAVNHPNVVLAKAEVKFLKPAVVGEHIVFEGIVIEKNENKRTVEVQGKNEQNEIIFTGKFYCVITPKHVLD; translated from the coding sequence ATGGAAATAAGAACCCACAGGGAAATTAATCCTAAATATTCAGGAGTGCCCTTAGCCGTTGAAACTGATAAATTTGCCTCTGTGATTTTAGAACTTACAGAAGAGATGAAAGCCGATGAAAAAGGCCTTGTTCACGGAGGTTTTATTTTTTCTGCTGCCGATTACTGCTCAATGCTTGCTGTAAATCATCCAAATGTTGTTCTTGCCAAGGCAGAAGTAAAATTTTTAAAACCTGCAGTTGTAGGAGAGCATATTGTATTTGAAGGAATAGTTATTGAGAAAAATGAGAACAAAAGAACAGTAGAAGTTCAGGGAAAAAACGAACAAAACGAAATCATTTTCACAGGCAAGTTTTATTGCGTAATAACCCCAAAACATGTGCTTGATTAG
- a CDS encoding HIT family protein has protein sequence MNKECPFCNMPEENIILKNELCYAIYDKYPVTKGHILIIPYRHFDNYFDATKEEKTAFIELIDRAKEFLDQKFKPDGYNIGVNIGKTAGQTIFHVHIHLIPRYKGDTQNPVGGVRGVIPDKQKYLF, from the coding sequence ATGAATAAAGAATGTCCCTTTTGTAATATGCCTGAGGAAAATATAATTCTAAAAAATGAGTTGTGCTACGCAATATACGACAAATACCCTGTAACAAAAGGACATATATTAATTATTCCTTATAGGCATTTTGATAATTATTTTGACGCAACAAAGGAAGAGAAAACTGCTTTTATTGAACTAATAGACAGGGCAAAGGAGTTTTTAGACCAGAAATTTAAGCCTGATGGATATAACATTGGGGTAAATATTGGGAAAACAGCAGGTCAAACTATTTTTCATGTTCATATTCATCTAATTCCCAGATACAAAGGGGATACCCAAAATCCTGTAGGTGGTGTTAGGGGAGTAATTCCAGATAAGCAAAAGTATTTGTTTTAA
- a CDS encoding gamma-glutamylcyclotransferase yields MEKKFYVFVYGTLRKGYWNHRLLENSEFLGEAITKEKYSLYADGIPYVVKIPKTHIKGEVYEVDEETLKRLDQLEEHPDVYYREEIEVLLNGKPIKAWIYFYPYPEGEFIPSGDYKDYGKGKI; encoded by the coding sequence TTGGAGAAAAAATTTTATGTTTTTGTTTACGGCACTTTAAGGAAAGGCTATTGGAACCATAGATTATTAGAAAATAGCGAATTCTTAGGAGAGGCAATTACAAAAGAAAAATATAGCCTGTATGCAGATGGGATACCTTATGTGGTTAAAATTCCGAAAACACACATAAAAGGGGAGGTTTATGAAGTAGATGAAGAAACTTTAAAACGTTTAGACCAGCTTGAAGAACATCCTGATGTTTATTATCGGGAAGAGATAGAAGTGTTATTGAATGGTAAACCTATAAAAGCATGGATTTATTTTTATCCTTATCCTGAAGGGGAATTTATACCATCTGGAGATTATAAGGATTACGGAAAAGGAAAAATATAA
- the cas6 gene encoding CRISPR system precrRNA processing endoribonuclease RAMP protein Cas6, with product MVEFEFSRIRLEYTTLTDFKQPYFLGSSFRGVLGKRLKKIVCIKPREDCKVCEFNKTCPYTVIFETELYLNMPSKYVLQPEYDLKQLKEGDKLNIDITLLGFASNYWEFIIQSLNTVINLGKERFIKQSAVYYYHPFASSYEPLKSVVPRFNAKDFFDIRTGKEEINIRLFPTSLKFGGKYIKASEFNKDYLIKAIVSRVSNVAQNYGSKTDKIFINKSKLEIADKNMKPSPLKRWSNRKKKKMIVPAFEGSFKLKGDINEIYPYLLILENINLGKSTSFGLGVVRTDL from the coding sequence ATGGTAGAGTTTGAGTTTTCACGGATAAGACTTGAATATACCACCCTTACAGATTTTAAACAGCCCTATTTTTTAGGTTCTTCATTCAGAGGAGTTTTGGGGAAAAGACTGAAAAAAATAGTTTGTATAAAACCCCGAGAAGATTGTAAAGTATGCGAGTTTAACAAAACCTGTCCTTACACCGTAATTTTTGAAACAGAGCTTTATCTGAACATGCCATCAAAATATGTTCTTCAACCTGAATATGATTTAAAACAATTAAAGGAAGGAGATAAGCTAAATATTGATATAACACTTCTTGGATTTGCTTCAAATTATTGGGAATTTATTATACAGTCTTTGAATACGGTAATAAATTTGGGAAAAGAAAGATTTATCAAACAATCTGCTGTTTATTATTACCATCCATTTGCAAGCAGCTATGAACCTTTAAAATCTGTTGTTCCCAGATTTAATGCAAAAGATTTTTTTGATATAAGAACAGGAAAAGAAGAAATAAATATAAGGCTTTTTCCTACCTCTCTAAAATTCGGTGGTAAATATATAAAAGCCAGTGAGTTTAACAAAGATTATCTAATAAAAGCTATTGTTAGCCGAGTTTCAAATGTGGCTCAAAATTATGGTAGCAAAACTGACAAAATATTTATAAACAAATCCAAACTTGAAATTGCAGACAAAAATATGAAGCCTTCCCCTTTAAAAAGATGGTCAAACAGAAAAAAGAAAAAAATGATTGTTCCAGCCTTTGAAGGAAGTTTTAAGCTAAAAGGTGATATTAATGAGATATATCCATACCTGTTAATACTTGAAAATATAAACCTTGGAAAATCCACCAGCTTTGGTTTGGGTGTAGTTAGAACAGATTTATAA
- a CDS encoding Mrp/NBP35 family ATP-binding protein has product MALQGVMDTLKNANLEEIGVSFSLADLLRDLRIDGNNVYIKLFSPSEKYHDYLKEKAEKVLKSIGAEKVEVEFTSEPPKQQQQPPQPPPQENPFENRRRIPGVKKVIAVASGKGGVGKSTVAVNLAAALKKMGYEVGYLDADMYGPSGPTMLGAKDKQVTATPDNKLIPPEAHGIKMMSIGLLLPSEDTPVIWRGPVLFKALSQFLFDINWGEGLDFLIIDLPPGTGDVQITLGQTAEIDGAVIVTTPQDVALIDVKKGIQMFNEVQIPVLGIVENMSYFVCPDNGKAYEIFGKSKTEEIAKQYNTELLGKIPIEPKVAEFADLGIPIVLAKEDSNSAKAFMEIAQNVIRKLSE; this is encoded by the coding sequence ATGGCACTTCAGGGAGTAATGGACACTCTAAAAAATGCAAATCTTGAGGAAATTGGCGTTAGCTTTTCACTTGCAGACCTTTTAAGAGACCTTAGAATAGATGGGAATAACGTTTACATAAAACTATTTTCCCCAAGTGAAAAATACCATGATTATCTCAAAGAAAAAGCAGAAAAAGTATTAAAATCTATTGGAGCCGAAAAAGTAGAAGTTGAATTTACTTCAGAACCACCGAAACAACAACAGCAACCTCCACAACCACCTCCACAAGAAAACCCTTTTGAAAACAGAAGAAGAATTCCTGGAGTTAAAAAAGTCATAGCTGTTGCCTCAGGTAAAGGTGGAGTAGGAAAATCAACTGTGGCAGTTAACCTTGCAGCAGCCCTCAAAAAAATGGGTTATGAAGTAGGATATCTGGATGCTGATATGTATGGTCCTTCAGGACCAACAATGCTTGGAGCTAAGGACAAACAGGTAACAGCAACACCTGATAACAAACTTATTCCTCCAGAAGCCCACGGAATAAAAATGATGTCAATTGGTCTTCTTTTACCTTCAGAAGACACTCCTGTAATATGGAGAGGTCCAGTCCTCTTTAAAGCATTATCCCAATTCCTATTTGATATAAACTGGGGAGAAGGACTTGATTTCCTAATCATAGACCTTCCTCCAGGAACCGGTGATGTTCAGATTACATTAGGGCAGACAGCAGAAATAGATGGAGCAGTTATAGTAACAACTCCTCAGGATGTTGCCCTCATAGACGTCAAAAAAGGAATACAGATGTTCAATGAAGTTCAGATACCTGTTCTGGGTATAGTTGAAAACATGAGTTATTTTGTGTGTCCAGATAACGGAAAAGCCTATGAAATATTTGGAAAATCAAAAACAGAAGAGATAGCAAAACAATATAATACGGAGCTACTTGGAAAAATTCCTATAGAACCAAAGGTGGCTGAATTTGCAGACCTTGGAATACCAATTGTTTTGGCAAAAGAAGATAGCAACTCAGCAAAAGCATTTATGGAAATAGCCCAAAATGTGATAAGAAAATTAAGTGAGTAA
- a CDS encoding cysteine desulfurase family protein, with the protein MIEKRGIVYADHLATTPVPEEIVEAMKPYFTEHFGNPTSLHKLGVQAKKAINRAREQVAELLNVGNPEEIVYTSGAIEANNLAIKGFAKAPGITRRGKHIVVSAIEHHSILHSCKTLEKEGYEVTYIMPDEYGIISPEKVAEAVREDTILVSIGYANREIGTLQDMPALVAAAKEKNPRVVFHSDIAAAVGHTPVNVEEWGLDMASFTGHYFYAPKGVGGLYVKKGVRLKPLIEGGIQEGGRRAGTEPVPLIVGMGAAAELAIKEMDDRVNRLKALRDKLKKGIEEKIPYIQFTGHPEKRLPNHLSLIVMYIEGEAMLLMLDYHKIYTASGSACVSYALKQSHVLAAIGVDKEMSNGSIVFSLGRENTEEDIDYILDKYPAAVQRLREISPFGPENWDEFAKKADKYKNVR; encoded by the coding sequence ATGATAGAAAAAAGAGGCATCGTTTATGCTGACCATCTGGCAACAACACCTGTGCCTGAAGAGATTGTAGAAGCTATGAAGCCTTACTTTACAGAGCATTTTGGAAACCCCACATCTTTGCATAAATTGGGGGTTCAGGCGAAAAAAGCTATAAACAGAGCCAGAGAACAAGTTGCAGAGCTTTTAAATGTAGGAAATCCAGAAGAGATTGTTTATACATCAGGAGCAATAGAAGCAAATAACCTTGCTATAAAAGGATTTGCCAAAGCTCCAGGTATCACAAGAAGAGGAAAACATATTGTTGTTTCTGCCATAGAACACCACTCTATCCTTCACTCTTGCAAAACTCTGGAAAAAGAAGGATACGAAGTTACATACATAATGCCAGACGAATACGGCATTATCTCACCAGAAAAAGTTGCTGAAGCTGTTAGAGAAGATACAATTCTTGTTTCTATCGGTTATGCAAATAGAGAAATAGGAACTCTTCAAGATATGCCAGCACTTGTTGCAGCAGCAAAAGAGAAAAACCCAAGAGTTGTTTTCCACTCTGATATTGCTGCAGCTGTTGGACATACACCTGTTAATGTAGAAGAATGGGGACTTGATATGGCCTCATTTACAGGGCACTATTTCTATGCACCAAAAGGTGTAGGTGGACTTTATGTTAAAAAAGGAGTTCGTCTCAAACCTTTGATTGAAGGTGGAATTCAGGAAGGTGGAAGAAGAGCAGGAACTGAGCCTGTGCCATTGATTGTAGGTATGGGAGCAGCGGCAGAGCTTGCTATCAAAGAAATGGACGACAGAGTAAATAGGCTTAAAGCGTTAAGAGATAAACTCAAAAAAGGAATTGAGGAAAAAATACCTTACATCCAGTTTACAGGACATCCAGAAAAAAGACTTCCTAACCATCTTTCACTGATTGTTATGTATATTGAAGGTGAAGCTATGCTTCTTATGCTTGATTATCATAAAATCTATACAGCATCAGGTTCGGCCTGTGTTTCCTATGCTCTTAAACAATCACACGTTCTTGCTGCAATAGGTGTTGATAAAGAGATGTCTAACGGTTCTATTGTTTTCTCCCTGGGTAGAGAAAATACAGAAGAAGATATTGATTATATCCTTGATAAATATCCTGCTGCAGTTCAAAGACTTAGAGAAATATCACCATTTGGACCTGAAAACTGGGATGAGTTTGCCAAAAAAGCAGATAAATATAAAAACGTAAGATAA
- a CDS encoding chloride channel protein, whose product MEHPYLLPISTAIGGFLVGILVHLFSPESAGVGTDAAIRAFHKRIPLGLKTSIWKLITSAITIGSGQVSGKEGPIALIGAGIGSFVGRLFKLSDRERNIALAVGLGAGIAGVFKAPFAGAIISSEVFYKKDFEVDALIPSFIASFVAFMIVGSVLGFSPLFIVELPEFEGFSLFDFLSYLILGISTALIARIMIYALDEVKSFFDRLEVHPVLKPGIGGFFVGIIGMTVPIAIGTGYGWLQLIMLNKLEYLPEWKILISIFLVIIAFAFTLGSGGSGGVFGPSLVIGGLTGASVYNVLHLMGVPDSSSFNITAMTVVGMVSTFAAAAKAPLSTIILVAEITGGYQLLVPATVAVAIAHFLSGEKSIFKSQVDTKLDSAAHQDEIKYLILNRYLVKDIMKKEVITISPESTVLYASKFMQEYRISALPVVDKEGKVIGLVTSNDLIKACNLKQEQTLVYEIMNDNPICITDELTLFETLSIFVENNISVAPVVNNLEERILIGIISDYDIGKILTGKK is encoded by the coding sequence ATGGAACATCCTTATTTATTACCTATCTCCACTGCAATTGGTGGTTTTTTGGTTGGTATTCTGGTTCATCTATTTTCTCCAGAGTCTGCAGGAGTTGGAACAGATGCAGCTATAAGGGCTTTTCATAAGAGAATTCCTCTGGGACTGAAAACTTCTATATGGAAGCTTATTACATCTGCAATAACCATTGGTAGTGGACAGGTATCAGGGAAAGAGGGGCCAATTGCTCTTATTGGTGCTGGTATCGGCTCTTTTGTAGGTAGATTGTTTAAACTCTCTGATAGGGAAAGAAATATTGCCCTTGCTGTTGGTCTTGGTGCCGGCATTGCAGGTGTTTTCAAAGCACCTTTTGCCGGAGCAATTATTAGCTCGGAAGTATTTTATAAAAAAGATTTTGAAGTTGATGCTTTAATCCCCAGTTTTATTGCTTCTTTTGTTGCTTTTATGATTGTAGGTTCAGTTTTAGGGTTTTCTCCCTTATTTATTGTAGAACTTCCTGAATTTGAAGGCTTTAGTTTATTTGATTTTCTCTCATATTTGATTTTAGGGATTTCTACTGCATTAATTGCCAGAATAATGATATATGCTCTGGATGAAGTTAAAAGTTTTTTTGATAGACTTGAAGTTCATCCTGTTTTAAAGCCTGGGATTGGAGGTTTTTTTGTTGGGATTATTGGTATGACTGTTCCTATAGCCATTGGAACAGGATATGGATGGCTTCAACTTATAATGCTTAATAAACTTGAGTATTTACCTGAATGGAAAATCCTTATCAGTATATTTCTGGTTATTATAGCTTTTGCCTTTACACTGGGATCAGGTGGTTCTGGAGGTGTATTTGGACCTTCCCTTGTTATTGGTGGTTTAACTGGAGCTTCGGTTTATAATGTTCTACATCTTATGGGAGTTCCTGACAGTTCATCATTTAATATTACCGCTATGACTGTTGTTGGGATGGTTTCTACTTTTGCTGCAGCGGCTAAAGCTCCTCTGTCTACTATTATTCTGGTTGCAGAGATTACAGGAGGATATCAGCTCCTTGTTCCTGCTACCGTCGCAGTAGCTATTGCTCACTTTTTATCTGGAGAAAAAAGTATTTTCAAAAGTCAGGTGGACACCAAGCTGGATTCTGCTGCCCATCAAGATGAGATTAAGTATCTGATTTTAAATAGGTATCTGGTTAAGGATATTATGAAAAAAGAGGTTATTACCATAAGCCCAGAAAGCACAGTTTTATATGCTAGTAAATTTATGCAGGAGTATAGAATTTCTGCCTTACCTGTTGTGGATAAAGAAGGAAAAGTTATTGGTCTTGTAACAAGTAACGATTTAATTAAGGCCTGTAATCTTAAACAAGAGCAAACACTTGTTTATGAAATAATGAATGATAATCCGATATGCATAACAGATGAGTTAACATTGTTTGAAACCCTGAGTATATTTGTGGAAAACAATATAAGCGTGGCTCCTGTTGTTAATAATTTAGAGGAAAGGATTTTGATAGGTATTATTTCTGATTATGATATAGGAAAAATTCTTACAGGTAAAAAATAA
- a CDS encoding A24 family peptidase C-terminal domain-containing protein — translation MNYKAFLRRFKMSVEEKVLEALEKAGKPLKSGEIAEITGLDKKEVDKAIKKLKKEGKIQSPKRCYYAPAG, via the coding sequence ATTAATTATAAAGCTTTTTTGAGGAGGTTTAAAATGTCTGTAGAGGAAAAAGTTCTGGAAGCTCTTGAAAAAGCTGGAAAGCCACTAAAAAGTGGAGAAATAGCAGAAATAACAGGCTTAGATAAAAAAGAGGTTGATAAAGCTATAAAAAAACTAAAAAAAGAAGGTAAAATTCAATCTCCAAAAAGATGTTATTACGCCCCTGCTGGATAA
- a CDS encoding iron-sulfur cluster assembly scaffold protein, translating into MFEYTEKVMDHFMNPRNLGEIPNPDGYGQCGNPSCGDAMLFTIKVNKENDVIEDVKFKTFGCGSAIAVSSVLTEMVKGKPIDYALNLTYKEIFEELGGLPSQKIHCTNLGLETLHVAIKDYLLKQGRVEEANKIPDCIEEEEEEGIDLEHIG; encoded by the coding sequence ATGTTTGAATATACAGAAAAGGTGATGGATCACTTCATGAATCCAAGGAACTTAGGGGAAATACCAAATCCTGATGGATATGGACAGTGTGGAAACCCATCTTGTGGAGACGCTATGCTTTTTACAATAAAAGTAAACAAAGAAAATGATGTTATAGAGGATGTAAAATTCAAAACATTTGGATGTGGTTCTGCTATAGCAGTTTCTTCTGTTCTTACAGAAATGGTAAAAGGAAAGCCTATAGACTATGCACTTAACCTGACTTATAAAGAAATTTTTGAAGAGCTTGGAGGACTTCCTTCACAAAAAATACACTGTACAAACCTTGGACTTGAAACACTTCATGTTGCAATTAAAGACTATCTTCTAAAACAAGGTAGAGTTGAAGAAGCTAACAAAATACCTGATTGCATAGAAGAAGAGGAAGAAGAAGGTATTGACTTAGAACATATAGGATAA
- a CDS encoding (2Fe-2S)-binding protein, with amino-acid sequence MEKDIFLMDKDTTICFCNDVSLGDILQAIQNGACTLEELMDATDAGTACGLCKSPEDDPDGEREIHLTEILQQAKEKGICQE; translated from the coding sequence ATGGAGAAGGATATTTTCCTAATGGATAAAGATACAACAATATGTTTCTGTAATGATGTTTCTTTAGGGGATATACTGCAGGCTATCCAGAATGGAGCCTGCACCCTTGAAGAACTTATGGATGCTACAGACGCAGGCACTGCCTGTGGTTTGTGTAAATCCCCTGAAGATGACCCAGATGGAGAAAGGGAAATACATTTAACAGAAATACTGCAACAAGCTAAAGAAAAAGGTATATGTCAAGAATAA
- a CDS encoding sulfurtransferase TusA family protein — translation MDLENIKPDITHDATGTFCPIPITELAKVMKQAKKGQIVELLADDEGAIQDVPAWCETTGNEFLGYKEEDGVYVFYVKKTQD, via the coding sequence ATGGATTTAGAGAATATAAAACCTGATATTACCCATGATGCAACAGGGACTTTTTGCCCAATTCCTATAACGGAACTTGCAAAAGTGATGAAACAGGCTAAAAAAGGACAGATTGTTGAGCTCCTTGCAGATGATGAAGGAGCTATTCAGGACGTTCCTGCATGGTGTGAAACAACAGGAAATGAGTTTTTAGGATATAAAGAAGAAGATGGCGTATATGTATTTTATGTAAAGAAAACTCAGGACTGA
- a CDS encoding NifU family protein, producing the protein MVKTREQEVENVLNMIRPALALDMGDIKLVKVEDDTVYLELLGACSTCPVPDITMKDVIIVAIKNFLPWVKKVHIGQHKFEIQT; encoded by the coding sequence ATGGTTAAAACAAGGGAACAGGAAGTAGAAAACGTTCTTAACATGATTAGACCTGCTTTAGCACTGGATATGGGGGATATTAAACTTGTAAAAGTAGAAGATGATACTGTTTATCTTGAGCTTCTTGGAGCCTGCTCCACATGTCCTGTGCCAGACATAACAATGAAAGATGTTATCATAGTGGCTATTAAGAACTTCTTGCCATGGGTTAAAAAGGTTCATATCGGACAGCATAAATTTGAAATACAAACATGA
- the aroE gene encoding shikimate dehydrogenase, translating into MSDILVNGETQVYGIIGYPVRHSKSPQFQTAAFQALGINAVYLPFQVRPEDLQKAIEGIKALSIKGINVTVPHKEEVIKYLDEVSEEVKYIGACNTVKNIDGYLQGFNTDAYGFIEGLKELTPDFADKKFLVIGAGGASRAVVYGLIKSGVQKIILANRTVKKAEEIVSDFKKLNRFIEEIIEVIPLNQIENHLKEVDVIVNTTSIGLKDDDPPLFDYSKIEKRHIIVDIIYKKTKLLQAAEEKGCLYQDGLPMLLYQGARAFEIWTGQKAPVEVMREILSK; encoded by the coding sequence ATGAGTGATATTTTGGTAAACGGGGAAACACAGGTTTACGGGATAATAGGCTATCCCGTCCGACATTCAAAGTCCCCCCAATTCCAAACTGCCGCATTCCAAGCTCTCGGTATCAATGCGGTCTATCTTCCTTTTCAGGTCAGACCTGAAGACCTCCAGAAAGCCATAGAAGGCATAAAAGCCCTATCTATCAAAGGAATCAATGTTACCGTTCCCCACAAAGAAGAAGTTATAAAATATCTGGACGAAGTATCAGAAGAAGTTAAATATATAGGTGCTTGCAACACCGTCAAAAATATAGATGGTTATCTGCAGGGATTTAATACAGATGCCTATGGATTTATAGAAGGACTTAAAGAACTTACTCCAGATTTTGCGGACAAAAAATTCCTTGTTATTGGTGCAGGAGGAGCTTCAAGAGCTGTTGTTTATGGACTTATAAAATCTGGAGTTCAAAAAATAATCCTTGCCAATAGAACCGTTAAAAAAGCAGAAGAAATTGTCTCCGATTTTAAAAAGCTAAATAGATTTATTGAAGAGATTATAGAAGTTATTCCTCTTAATCAAATAGAGAATCATCTAAAAGAAGTAGATGTCATCGTAAATACAACCTCAATTGGTCTAAAAGATGATGACCCGCCACTATTTGATTACTCCAAAATAGAAAAAAGACATATTATTGTGGATATTATTTACAAAAAAACAAAACTGCTTCAAGCAGCAGAAGAAAAAGGCTGTCTTTATCAGGATGGACTTCCTATGCTTCTTTATCAGGGGGCAAGAGCATTTGAGATCTGGACAGGCCAAAAAGCCCCAGTTGAAGTCATGAGGGAAATATTATCCAAATAA